The genomic window CCCAGGTGGGTCAGGGCCGCGGCCTCGCCGAGCCGGTCGCCGGTGCGCCGCGCGGCCTCCAGCGCGATCCGGTGCAGCACCCGGGCCTGGCTCCACTGGCCCTGCGAGCGCAGGAAGTCGTGCAGCGCGGCCGGCAGCTGCACTGCGTGCTGCGGGTGGCCGTGGGCCGCCGCGTACTCGACCGCGGCCCCCAGGTTGCCGCGCTCGTTGCGCAGCCAGGCGCGGGCCTCCTCCTCGGTGGCCGGCTCGACGCCGCCGGGGCCGGCCAGGTGGCGGACCGCCGGGTGCCGCGCGGCCGCGGTGGCGATCGCCAGGTAGGAGTCCAGCAGCCGGGCCACCGCGGCGTGCCGCACCGCCGCGTCGTCCTCGGCGCTCAGCGCCCTGGCGTGCTCGCGGATCAGGTCGTGCATCCGGTACCGGCCGCGCACCGGCTCGTCCACCAGGTGGTGGTCCTCCAGCTCCTCCAGCAGGCGGCGGGTGGTGGGCGGGTCGCTGTCGTCGAGCGCGGCGGCGGCCCGGGCGTCGAAGTCGTCGCCCGGGTAGAGGCCGAGCCGGCGGAAGAGCCGGCGCTGGCGGTGCGTCAGGTCGCGGTAGGAGAGGTCGAAGGCGGCGGCCACCGAGACGTCCTCGGCGCTCAGCGCGCCCAGTCGCCCGGCCGCCGCGGCCAGGTCCGGCACCAGGTCGTCCACCGACCAGGCGGGGCGGTGGCGCAGCCGGGCGGCGGTCAGGTGGATGGCCAGCGGCAGGTAGCCGCAGAGCCGGACCAGCTCGATCACCGCCGGCTGGTCCGGGGCCAGGTCGGCCCGCCCCGCGGTGGCGGTGAAGAGCGCGGCGGCCTCCCGCGGTGAGAGCACGTTCAGGGTCACCGGCACCGCGTCGCCGAGCGCGGGCAGCCGGCGCCGGCTGGTGACCAGCACCAGGCTGCCCGGGGTGCCGGGCATCAGCGGGCGGATCTGCTCGCTGCTGCGGGCGTCGTCCAGCAGCAGCAGCATCCGCCGCCCGGCCAGCCGGCTGCGCCACAGGTTGGCCCGGGCGTCCAGGGCCGGCGGGATCTGCTGGGGCGAGACGCCGATGGTGAGCAGCAGCGCGGCTAGCGCGTCGGCGGGCTCCACGGCGGGGGTGCCGGGGGTGTGGGCGTGCAGCGGCAGGAAGATCTGCCCGTCGGGGAAGTCGGCGGCCAGCCGGTGCGCGGCGTGGATCGCCAGCGCGCTCTTGCCCACCCCCGGCATCCCGTCCACCGCGTGGATGCCGACCACCTGGCCGTCCGCGTTGCCCGCCCGGCAGGCGTCGAGCAGCCGCTCCAGCTCCTCGGCGCGCCCGGTGAAGCCGGCCACGTCGCGCGGCAGGCCCGCGCCGGCGGCCACCGTCGGCGGTGCGTCGGGAGTGTCCGCCGCGGCGGCCTCGCCGCCCGGCGCCGTGCCGCCCGGGGCCGGCGGCCGGTGCACGCGGTGCTGTGCGCCGGTCTCGGCCCGCAGCACCTCCTGGTGCGCGGCCCGCACACTGGGCCCCGGCTCGATGCCCAGCTCCTCGATCAGGGTGCGGCGCAGCCGCCGGTACACCGCCAGGGCCTCGGCGCGCTGGTCGGTGCGGTGCAGCGCCAGCATCAGCTGACGGTGGAAGGACTCGCGCAGCGGGTGGCCGGCGGTCAGCCGGTTCAGCTCCGGGATCAGCCCGTGCGGGTGGCCGAGCTCCAACTCGGCGTCCATGAACCACTCCAGCCCCTGGAGCCGCAGCTCCTGGAGCCGCTGGGTATAGGGGAGGACCTCCTCGGCCAGATTCGGCAGGTCGGTCAGCGGAGCGCCGCGCCACAGCGCGAGCGCGGCACCGGCGCGGTAGCTGACGCTCTGCCAGTCACCGCCTTGGTGGGCGGCCCTGGCCGCCTCCAGGTGGGCGGTGAACAGCTCGCTGTCCAGCTCCTCGCAGTCGACCTGGAGCAGGTAGCCGGGGGCAACGGTGCGCAGCCTGCCCTGGCCGCCGGTGCCGAGCAGCCGGCGCAGCTGGACCACGTGGTTGTTGAGCGAGGTGGGCGCGGTGGCCGGCGGGTGTTCGCCCCACAGCGCGGCCGTCAGCCGGTCGCGGGAGACGGCCTGGTTCGGCTCCAGCAGCAGCATCGCCAGCAGTGCCCGGGCCTTGGGGGAGCTGAGCGGCAGCGCGCTGCCCGCCGCGTCCTGGATCATCAGCGGCCCCAGCAGGCCGAACCGCAGGCGGGATCCCGGCTGTGCCGGAACGGGCGCACGGCCGTCGAGGGTCCCTTGTTGATGGTCCATTATCCGGATATTACCCGGCCGTGAGCGGCCTCCGGCAGGCTCAGGACAACCGAGCCCGGCCGGGCTGGTGCCTGACAGGGGAGGGCACCAGCCCAGCCGGTCTGCGCGGGCGTACGCCCGCCGTACCAGGGAAGGAACCGCCGATGGCCACCCAGCCGTCCTCCGCCACGCCGTCCACCGATCGCTCCACCGCCGCGGGGCTCGCCTTGCACGGTCGTGACACCACCTGGATCCGGTAGCCGCTCGGGAGCAGCGCCGGGTGACCGGCGCCGCTCCCGGTCACCCGGCGCCTCGGCCGACCTCGCCGGAGGCGGGCCGAGGAAGGTGCGGGACCGGCTCGGGGGGCCGGTCCCGCAACACGCCGACCCGTGCGGCGGGTGCCGAGTGGGAGGCCGCCGGTCGGGTAAGTGTTGGAGACAGCAGGGGCCGCCGGCGCCCCGCAGCAGCAAGGGGTGAGGTCATGACCGACAACGCCGCCGAATTCGCCGTCGAGTCGCTGGACCCGGAGGACCCGGAGTCCGAGACCGACGAGGAGCTGCCCTCGCCCGCCGAGCTGCCGCTGAACGCCGCCGCCGACGAGGGCGACGCCGTCGAGCAGCGCCGCCCCGTCCCGGTCGACGAGGACGAGTACCCCCGCTGAGCGGGGGCGCACCGGCTCACAGCCGCAGCGAGACCGGGTAGGCGCGCAGCCACCCGTCCAGCGTCAGCAGTACCTCGGTGGCCGGCCGGGCCGCCTGCGGATCGCGCTCCGGGGAGAGCGCCGCCGCCACCGCCGCCGGATCGGCCAG from Kitasatospora sp. NBC_01250 includes these protein-coding regions:
- a CDS encoding AfsR/SARP family transcriptional regulator — encoded protein: MDHQQGTLDGRAPVPAQPGSRLRFGLLGPLMIQDAAGSALPLSSPKARALLAMLLLEPNQAVSRDRLTAALWGEHPPATAPTSLNNHVVQLRRLLGTGGQGRLRTVAPGYLLQVDCEELDSELFTAHLEAARAAHQGGDWQSVSYRAGAALALWRGAPLTDLPNLAEEVLPYTQRLQELRLQGLEWFMDAELELGHPHGLIPELNRLTAGHPLRESFHRQLMLALHRTDQRAEALAVYRRLRRTLIEELGIEPGPSVRAAHQEVLRAETGAQHRVHRPPAPGGTAPGGEAAAADTPDAPPTVAAGAGLPRDVAGFTGRAEELERLLDACRAGNADGQVVGIHAVDGMPGVGKSALAIHAAHRLAADFPDGQIFLPLHAHTPGTPAVEPADALAALLLTIGVSPQQIPPALDARANLWRSRLAGRRMLLLLDDARSSEQIRPLMPGTPGSLVLVTSRRRLPALGDAVPVTLNVLSPREAAALFTATAGRADLAPDQPAVIELVRLCGYLPLAIHLTAARLRHRPAWSVDDLVPDLAAAAGRLGALSAEDVSVAAAFDLSYRDLTHRQRRLFRRLGLYPGDDFDARAAAALDDSDPPTTRRLLEELEDHHLVDEPVRGRYRMHDLIREHARALSAEDDAAVRHAAVARLLDSYLAIATAAARHPAVRHLAGPGGVEPATEEEARAWLRNERGNLGAAVEYAAAHGHPQHAVQLPAALHDFLRSQGQWSQARVLHRIALEAARRTGDRLGEAAALTHLGTFQRLTGEHEAGAEHLRQALELYRALGAPSGQAAALIQLGAMERTFGDNLRAREYFAQALALAQGVGDRPGEAEALSQLGILGRITGGYAEATEQASRALALFRELGNRTGQTAALSELSLIQQLTGDLAAAEDSLREALELCRARDDRPGEAYALASLGSLQQLTGRYQEAERTHRQALTLYQGLGNRIGHANALMALGAVRLVTGQYQAAEQDLQRASLMYHELDEARGRMNTIAYLGVLQQATGRHEAAAVNLRRALGLYQDQGDLLGESRVLAYLGDALLSTGDPVAAAQHLRRALALCQERGDQAGQAEVHNLLGRLLTWTGEDDQAQGEFATALPLARSAGSPLEETRALTGLGSGDLRAGRTTEGLARLCQALTLARRLGVPEAAGIEAALADSRPASAAAS